In Vitis riparia cultivar Riparia Gloire de Montpellier isolate 1030 chromosome 19, EGFV_Vit.rip_1.0, whole genome shotgun sequence, the following proteins share a genomic window:
- the LOC117908569 gene encoding U-box domain-containing protein 4-like, with protein sequence MSTSWEESFELFEKVVASGRNAMQIRAIIKLARLSNSAPAHVLTRTVPILTRLLGSSSSPSVQGASAYCLKCIAHQGDGDRMAILIGQYGAIPIALRLLQHSEGSFQRVLVKCLRSLVTFGKHNRVILVRNGGLEIIIRMLGSYTGRMRQYLLEILSALALLREVRRVIISLEGLRFLVQAVKFGGMASRERAAHAVGCLGVAKKARRVLVDLGAMHMLIELFREGDACTKLVAGNALGVISSHIHCIRPFAQAGAIPLYVELLRGHDPIGKEIAEDVFCVLAVAEVNAVAITEHLVEILQENDDVAKAAAADILWDLSSYHHSVSFIRNSGAIPILVQLLRDRSSEVREKVSGAIAQLSYSAGDRAALAEAGAIPVLIDLLGDESEELRENAAEALISFSEDPSQRGIMSEAFRVTSFQEMQNRLVQIRSSDEYMARSLRQMSMEQLLWDPDMV encoded by the coding sequence ATGAGTACAAGTTGGGAAGAGTCATTCGAACTTTTTGAAAAAGTGGTTGCGTCCGGCAGAAATGCTATGCAAATTCGAGCCATAATCAAGCTTGCCCGCCTCTCTAATTCTGCACCGGCCCATGTACTAACCCGCACCGTGCCGATCCTCACGCGGCTTCTTGGTAGCAGTTCTAGTCCATCCGTCCAAGGGGCCTCTGCATATTGCTTAAAATGCATAGCTCATCAAGGTGATGGGGATCGGATGGCAATACTCATTGGGCAGTATGGTGCTATTCCTATAGCACTGAGGCTGCTGCAGCATTCTGAAGGTAGTTTTCAGAGGGTTTTGGTAAAATGTCTTCGGAGCCTTGTCACATTTGGAAAACATAATCGGGTAATTCTCGTTAGAAATGGTGGATTGGAGATTATAATCCGTATGTTGGGTTCATACACAGGTAGGATGAGGCAGTATTTGTTAGAAATATTAAGTGCATTGGCATTGTTGCGGGAGGTTAGAAGGGTGATAATCAGTCTTGAAGGCCTTCGGTTTCTCGTTCAGGCTGTCAAGTTTGGTGGCATGGCCTCTAGAGAAAGGGCTGCCCATGCGGTTGGGTGTCTTGGAGTGGCAAAAAAGGCGAGGCGTGTGCTTGTCGATTTGGGAGCAATGCACATGCTCATTGAGTTGTTCAGAGAAGGAGATGCTTGCACAAAATTGGTAGCTGGTAATGCTCTTGGTGTGATCTCATCCCACATTCACTGCATTAGGCCATTTGCCCAAGCTGGGGCTATACCTTTGTATGTGGAGCTGCTTCGGGGACATGATCCCATCGGTAAGGAGATTGCAGAGGATGTGTTCTGTGTCTTGGCTGTTGCAGAAGTGAATGCAGTTGCAATCACTGAACACTTGGTGGAAATCCTTCAAGAAAATGATGATGTAGCCAAGGCTGCAGCTGCTGATATATTGTGGGATCTCTCCAGTTACCATCATTCAGTGTCTTTCATTAGAAACTCTGGCGCAATTCCAATTCTTGTTCAGCTTTTGAGGGATAGAAGCAGTGAAGTTAGGGAGAAAGTATCAGGGGCCATTGCTCAATTGAGTTATAGTGCAGGAGACCGTGCAGCACTGGCTGAGGCAGGTGCAATTCCGGTCCTGATCGATTTGTTGGGCGACGAGTCAGAGGAGCTGAGAGAAAATGCTGCAGAAGCTCTCATCAGTTTTTCTGAAGACCCTTCACAGCGCGGCATAATGTCTGAAGCATTCAGAGTTACTTCATTCCAGGAAATGCAGAACAGACTGGTACAGATTCGAAGTTCTGATGAGTACATGGCCAGATCTTTGAGACAGATGAGCATGGAGCAGCTTCTTTGGGACCCAGACATGGTCTAA